A segment of the Catenovulum adriaticum genome:
CTAGTACCATCAATTGCATCCGTTACCGGACCCGCAATATCGGCTTTTAAGATAGCTAAACTGAATAAAATAGTTTGTTCGCTAAAACAAACATCATTGCGCATGGTGTGATATAACTCCCCATCAAAGTAGAACTTAAAATGGTCTTGATCCCACTCTAATCCGTAGGTGTGATATTCATCGCCAAAATTCGCCACTGCTTCAGCTGCTTGATATTTTTTAAGTTCAACCCACTCTTTACCATTGTGATACTCAAGCACATAGTCTGATATCAAATTACGGTAAATACCTTGCGAGTCGCCATACTCTTGCTCCCAACCATTTACAAATTGAATCGCACCAATATTTTTAGGTGTATCCCACTCTAATTGCAGCCATTTTTGACCATGTTTTTCAGACACCCAGCGGGTGTTCAACTTGCCGTCTATGGCAAATTCTTCTCTTGACGGTAGCTTGTTAAACACCCCATTAGTCGTTAATTGAGTATCCGCAGAAAGCGCGTGATTTAACGGGCTGTTTTGCGGTAAGTCATCTTTCGCAGACGGATATCCAGCCGATGAAGGTTCAAATACTCTAAATTCAGAAATATGAATAGACGCGGGATTCAGCGAAGTTAAACGCACTTTTTTTGCTTTAATCGCTTGTTTTAATTCTATTGTGTGATCGGGCTGCCCTAACAGTGTCCAATGTTTTTGGTCGTCACTGTGACTAATTCGACCATTGGGTAAGGTGTATTTGTCTGTCCAGTTATGTACATTAGTATTAATAATATTAGGGTAATGACCTTCGTTTATATCGATTTCACACGCTTTTTGCCCTTCATCAACCCCTTGTTTTGGCCAGAACCAAAATGAATTATTGGTGCCGTATGCCTCAGCATACTTAAATCTTGCTTCAAAATAACCATAACCAAAGGTGCGTTTACTCCAGACATTTCCGGTTGTCCAATCTTGACCACCGCGGGTTTCTTTAATGCTTTTTAAGTGTAAAACATCCTCTTTCACTTGCGCATTTTCACGCCAGCGACTACTGTAAACCCAAGGGTTTTCCGTTGGGCCATTTTGTGAAATCCAATTTTTATCTAGCTGTTTATCTGGGTAGTTAAATTCGTCCTGCCAAACGAGTTGCCACTTGGACAAATCGATACTTTTTTTACCTTTAAATTCGGTCGAACTAGCCGATTGATTGCCTTGCGTATCTGCATATGTGTTAAATCCAGAGCCAGCGATAACAACAGCAAACGCCATCTTTAAATAAAATTTCATATTTTTCTCGTTCTCATTAGCCAGTAAATTTATTTATATGTTGTTCATTGTGTTTAACTGCTCAAAGTGACACATAAAAATTTTCGTATTTCTGATAAACCTAAACAGGTAAAAATTGAATGGATAAAAATGGTGATAGGTACCGGGCTAAATAGGGCTTGATTGAATTAAAATTGGAGAGAGGAGATTTCATTTGGCTGATGACTACATACCAGCTCCGTTCCGGTAACCTTTCACAAATACCTTAGCATGCGTAGAACTAACGAAACCGACCGTTCAGAGCGTTAACGTCTATTCTTCAAGCACATCATGGTCGGTGTCAGCTTTGAGAGAAAAGCAGATGGTCGATCTAGCTCATTTCTGGACAGAAATGAGTCAGTGAAACTTCTAAATTAGCAAATAATGAATTATCTTAGGTATGGCAATTTATACAGAAGACACAACGAGTGAATACTACATCGGTAGCTTAGTTGTAATAGCCTAATCAACAGGTCGTACTGACACAGGATCGATATTAAGCTTCTTTAGATCAAATGGCCTTATCCTGCTTTCTTCAAATAATTCTATTGCCTTTTTGATTATATACATCTTCCTTTCGTGCTCTAATTGAAACGGACGATTTTTCATGAACAAAGCACACACGATAGACATCACCGTAGAACCAAACTCGATTAATTGCTGTTCACTATAATCTTTCATGTAACGGTTTTTTCTGTAGTTTGCCTCAATTAGCTCCTGACCATTAGGTTGACAAGGTAATTCTTTCATAATTTTCTCTATAGAAAAAAATTCTTCTGAAGCTAACCTATGCTTGAAACCATTGAACTTTGAGTATTGCCCAATTAATTGCTCAAGAACACGGTTCAATAGGCCTTCGACCATTGATAGTTCTAGATTGTCATTCTTAATATTATAGATTGGAATATCAGTACCACTCGCGACTGAGTTCGGTTTTGCCACCATATGTGTATCTTGTAAAAGAATAACCCTATGTATGTTCTTGAACCTTAGCGTATCTCCTGATTTGGCACCTAAAAGTCCACTGATATAGTTGATAAGAATGTCAGGCTCCAGCATCTCAGCAGCTTCATTGATCAAGACAAGCACCCCAGCCGTATCTGGACTCATCGATAAATACTCAATGGTAGAGTTAACCTGCTTGTCAGCCTTGCTGACAACACTCTCTATCTGACGAAAGGCCTTGTTTTCAAATTTTCGAATTAATCGCTCACCATCATCCATTAAGCCAACAACCTTACGAAAATTCAGCTCGCCATAGATACCAGGAAAGTCTGGGCGTTTCATTATCTCATGGAAGTAACTTTCTAACTTTTCTCCTGGATCGCTCTTGATCGTTTTTAGTTCGAGTACGGCTACATCTCTTAATACGTAGTCTGCAATCTGTACTCCTGAAGGAATTTGAACTGTTATATCGTCCAGATCCTTGAAGACTCCGTATTGCTGCATGAAAGACTTGAAGTTAGCTTCACTTGCGAATTTCATGCCTTCTTTTGCCACGATTGTCTCCTTATTCTGAATGCTGAATCGACCAATAATCATTAAACACTATATTGATTAGGGAAGTTTAGTCAAATGATTCTTAGATGAAGTAATATCTCAAATAGCCGAGGGACATAATGGGGCAAAGGCTAGTTATATGTATAAATCGTCGATGGACAACATCGATTCAGAACGAAAACGTGCCTTGTACCAGAAGCGGAAATTGACTGTTGAATTTTAAACGTCGGCTGCCAGGTGAAAAGCTGACGTTTAACCAGCTCAAATTCTGCATATTTTGTAGGTTGGCATGAGCCTTGGCCAATTCCAAAATTTTGTATATTAAATGCCCGACCCAAATTATAGAGCTTGCCTAATAATTATCACTCCTGCGGTTTATTCTTTAAATCAGAATAAGATCTTCAAATACATTAATATTTACTTTGTCTAATAATAAATCAATGTTCATTATATCAGTCGCAAAAAAGTTAGAAAAAATATGCGATTTCTTAGACAATTTACACTCTAATGCACATGATAGTTTTATTTTTAAAGGCCTACTGCTGTTTATTTTATTATAGTGTTTCAAAAGGAATTGATTAAGTTCGTCAGTATTATCGATTTCAGGGTGAAGCAACGCAAATTTTAAAAGGTCATAATCTTTAATCTGTGATGATTTTATTTGACTGATTTTAACCAATTCATTGAGAAATTTAATTGCAAAGCTAGCCTTTTTCTCAGTAGTTATCGCTGTTTTTACAATCCGTCTTTCAATATATTTAAACGTGTCTTGACTATTTTTTTGAGTTTCATGATTTAATTCTAACTGTGGTAGATCAGTCCAACACATTTGCTTTGGTAACAATGAATGAATTAATTCATCATCTATACTTTGAAGCCACAATTTATAACTTTTAAAGCTATTTATTAATGGGTTTGCACGTAAAAAAGTAATAAAATTGCAACGTGCAATATAAGGCCTATTTTCTTCATCTCTTTCAACTGAATTGAAAAGTAAGTGTTCTGAAAGTTGGCTTTGGAAAGCCACTGTGTCGGAATTATCCATGCTCCTAGATACTTCCAACCTTATTTTTTTCCAAGTCGTAGGGTATGATTCTTCTGGATTGCTCGGTAGATCTAACATCTCAAAGCGGCTATGGTGAGCGTCAACCCAAATACGGTAACTGTCTTGGCTCGTAATTCTCAAACCTGCCATGTTCTCATCAATTAAGAATTCTATAAATTCGTCAAATGTGCAAACAATAGATTCTATATCTTCTGTTTGATTTTCTTTGGTCGATACTGACTGCTCTGGATCATTTTTTTCGTCATCTTCATCATCTTCATGGGGCCAACCATATAAATAACCAATTAATACGTCGGATATTCTTTGTTTCTTTTTATTTTTCAGGTTTAATATAGGGCTTTCTATTTGATCAACAGTTTTTATTCCAAAACCTATCATCCTGAGTACTTCTTCATAATTATAATCAATATTATTCAGGTAAGCTTTTAAGTCTCCATCTTCAACGTTATCTTTATCCCCGTTGTAATTTAGTAGTATTCTCTTGTACCTTCGGAGATAAGCGGCTTTCAACCAGAAGTGCCTTTCCAAATAGTCAGCGTGAGGTTTATCTGAAGCAATCCCGTTGCATTCGCTACAAGCTCTTATTAGCGTCTTTTTTACTACTCTGTGTAGGCCATCTTCAAATTTACAATTCAGCGGTGGAACATGATCATCCGTCATTTCAAGGCCCATACGAGCATGCCTGCCACAATATTGGCAAATTGTATTATCTTCGGCTAGAGTCATTGGATAAATCCGCTTATATCCAACGTTGTTTATTTGTCTATAACTCATTAATTAAACTCAAACTCAGTTTTAAATATTTTCATCCCAAAAGTACATAATATGCTTAAACGAATTCACTCATGGATCGTGTTTTATAAAATCTAAACTAAAGCTATCTTTGCAAATGCGAGTGTCCCAGTAATTAGGATTGAAAGGTCCAGCTTCAACTAGTTCAATTATTTTTGTTTTGTCCTCTTCCTTCATATTCATTCCAAAATATATGTCTGATATGTCATCATTTCGAAGAGATAATGAACTCCCATTGTTCTCAAGTTGAAGAGGCCAATTAGGACTGAACATACTCCGGTACTCATCTTCATATTCCCAATTCTTCGCTTTTTTCAAAATAATTGAAAGCAAACTAACAAGATTGGAAAAGACAGGAAATTTAATTGTTGGATAATCATTTGAATAATGGATTTTTCTAGTATTGGTGAAAATACTTTTAGGGTTATCATTAACTTTAAATTTAATGCAGTAACCTGTATGAGAATTAGCATAGTGGGCCCAAAATAAAATATTTTTGTGACTTGTCGTAAAACAACAAACCCTTGTTTGAGAATAAGACTGTTTTAAAGCTGCTTCTAACTTAATTTTGAGTGAGTCATCACCTAGCAAACTTTGAATTGAACTCAATTTTTCATTAAATAAGTTTCCCGATAACGATCTCATGAGTTTTATGTCTTCAATAAACCCGCTTATTTCATCCCAATCGTCCAACCCAGGCCACTTGAGCTTAAACTTAATGTCATGGGGATCATTTAATGATTCAGGAGTTGTATGATATAGCCAGCCATCAGTTAGCATAGCTTTGTGTTTATCTATCGATTCAGGAGTATTTGAAAAAGATAAAAACCGAAAAAGACCATCAAACCCTGATTCATGAGCTGATATGTGGCGTTCTGTAAACTCAATAATTTTGTTATCCATTCTGTCACTGCTAAAACTTTCAACATTAAATTAATGTATCATAATAGCCAACAACACATAATATTATCTTAATCACAAAAGCAGAAACCCAACCACCCAATATTCATCAAAATGCGAAAGATACAAAATATTTCCTAATCGCTCAAAGCGAAGATTTACACCTTACCTTTAGGTTACCACGCAGAGCGTGGGAACCCGCAGCATATGGGGATATATAGGTTGCGTAAATGTCTCCAATTCGCTCATTTGCGACGCTCGACTAAACTCATTTGGGGGCAAAAATGAGCACGCGTAGGTTGGGTCGAGCGAAGCGAATCCCAACACTTTTATTAAATACGCCACAATGTTGGGTGCGCCTCTGGCTTACCACAACCTACAATATATGCAAAATCTGAGTCGCGTAAATGTCTGCTTATCGCCTAACAGCTGACATTGAAAATTAATGAGTAAATTTCCGCAATTGGCACTTTTTTAAAATAAAAATGATGGCTGTTTTTTGTTGTAAATAAAGCTGATAACACATCAACACATGTTCAACCTACTGTACAATTTTGTTTGTTAAAGCTATACATGTCCCATTGAATTTGCAGGTAGAGGTTCTCATGAGAATCGTATCTTTTACCGAAGCAAGAAATAGCCTAAAAGCGGTTTTGGACGGTGTCGTTAATGATGATGATACAACGGTCATTACACGCCGAGATTCTGAAGATGCAGTGGTTATGTCTTTAGACTACTACAACAGCCTTATGGAGACAGTTCACTTAGTTGCGTTGGCAGGTTTGATTGAGTTTTATCAATCAAACCTGCACGTTAGGGTTATTGCATATTTATTTTTAGTGCTTGCAACTAGGGATCTCAAGATTGGCTAATTCTGGTAATTTGCGATCATGAGCGCCTACTGCAAAATCAGAAACATGTGATACGTTAGCTTTCTTCCAATTCACTTCTAACCGGTTATCACCTAAAAAGATATTTTGGGCTTTAATTCTTAACGCGTTCGCAATCTTTGCATAAGCCGGATCGTAAGCAACATTATTACGCTCTTTTGGATCACATTTCATATCGTATAGCGCTAGCTCAACATCTTTTGCTGAAGCGTTAACGGCCCACATAATATTCTCACCGGCGGCATGAGTTACGCCTGGTTTGCCGTTAAACGGACGAATTTTCATTGAAAAGCCAAAACGCTTTGAACGCAAATATACGCGATCTCCCGCAATCTGGTTCAACTCACCTAATACATAATCACGTTTTAGGTCTGGCTGGCGAATCACTTTAGCTAAATCGAACCCATCTAAATAGGGCGTTTGTTTTTCAACATCTATACCCGCTGCTGAATAAATGGTGGGCGCAATATCAACATATTCTACAAAGTCGGTATGTACGGTATTTTTTGGAAAGTGCTCACCTGAAGAGTCGGCCACAATCATAGCGCCATGACCTGATTTATTCCAAGGTGCAAATTTTGCAGAAATCCCTTGTTCACCTAAATGCCAGCCATGATCGCCCACAGTTGCAATAATTATGTATGGGCGATTTGTTTTTTCACTAAATGCTTTAAAATCTTTGATGGCTTTACCAATTAACGAGTCACCATAAGCCGTATACGCATAATAATCTTGAATAATTCTTAACTTTTCTGCTTTGGTTAAATCGTCGACTTTCATTGAGTTATAAAGACTCACCAATTGTTTGGGTAATTTTTCAAGCTCGTCTTTTGAAAACTCCGGAATTTTATACGGGAATTGCTCAAAACGGTCCTGATATGTTTTAGGTGGCAAAACAGGCGTATGCGGAAAATGAAAACTTAAACTGACCATCACGGGTTTTTCATCTTTAGGGCCAATAATTTTATCACCTAACATAGAGGTATATTCTTGGTTCGCATTGCCTAAATAGTTTTGATACGCTTCTAAAATTCGGCCATCTAGGGTTTTATCTTCGGGCATTGGGCTTTCACCCGCCATGATTAAGGTTTTTGAACCACGGGTATAAGAGCGAATAATATCTAACTTTTTATCAACTGGGTTTGGCGCTGAAATATATTTTCCGTTTTTATGATAAAGGAATGAGTCCACCGTTCCGTCGGGAAAATACAAATGTTCGGTGATTGAGATCGGCCGATTACTTTTTGCCCAATTATATTCTGCGGTTTTCCCCCAATCACCAATACCCGCTTTTTCTAGTGCGTAACGTTCAACTTCAAAATCGTAAATTAACGGTGTGCCGCCTTTATCCGGCGAGTTTTTAGTCCGTAAACCCGCTTTGCCTGCTAACATGGTTTGGTAACCATGAGCTCGTAATACTTCTGGAATCATAGGTTTGGCGGTCTGATTTTCACGATGCGCGTATTCAAAACCGTATCGACCACTGTGGTGCGGATATTGACCTGTCGCCATTGAATAACGTGACGGTGAACAACCCGGAGACTGATTATAAGCCAGTGGAAATAACACACCTTCTTTCGCAAGCGCGTCTAAATTAGGTGACTCAACATAACCTAATTCACTTTCTTTTTTGCCGGTTAACGCTTGGTTAACTGCAGCAATTGAGTCGGCGCGTTGGTCATCTGTTAAAATCCATAAAATATTTGGTTTAACTTTAGTATTTTGTGAGGCGTTATTCGGCAGCGCTTTAGCGACATTCATCGCTACTCGGTTAGCCGGAATACGATGCTCGTTAGCTTGCTGAGCGTTTACAGCCACTTGTGGTGAATTTATCGCGGTGCAGCCTAACAGACCGAAAAAGGTGCTCGCTGTAAAACTCCACTTTAATCTCGTTTTTAGTGTTTTATTCATTTTTAATTCAACTCTATTTTTTGATAACTGTTTTTTTAGTTTGTTTTAATCACTGTCGTTAAAAGTTGGACTTATCACCGAGTTTTATTATTTTTTGGGTTGGTAATAACGAATCGAGTTAACGTTCATGCTAGCGACTGCTGTATAATTAAAGCTTGAGGCGTTTTGTGACTACCAAGTGTTATCAAGATCATTATTTAGGTAATCAAATTCATCGTGCCAAACCAATTGCCACCAGCTTAGATCAATTGTTTTTTTCAGTTTTGTCCTTAGAACTGTTTGCATAAGCGTTAAAACCTGAAACAAAAAGAAGGGCTACTCTCGAAATAGCTTTAGGTATGGGGTCATATGCTGTCGCCTTTATTAAAAACGTATTGATATATTAGGTTGTTACCAACAGTTAAAGCTGACACTTAGTTTGAATAATAAAATTATAAAAACTGTTGCGTCCATACACAGCGATGAAAGCAAACATAAAACTGAACATTGTATAAACAGCCAATAAAATAGCATAAGCAGGTGAAGCCATTTACCTCACCTGCCAACAACTATTTTATTGCTCGTCGATAATTGCGTTAACGCCAGCTGTCCATTGCACTGAGCCTCGCTCATAGGCACCTACATCAGGGGCTTCACCCACCACATTTTTATCAAAACCACTAATATCTGCCGCGGCATCAATTAACGCGCTGTCTGGCTTGGGCATAAAATTACCGCCATCAGCATCCATAAAAGGTGATTCACTTGCGATAATATTATTTTTTAAATCATAGGCGGCTGTTTTTAACCAATCAGGTTTGCTTGAATAATTGTTCCACACCCGATTATCTTTTTGCTCATAACCATTCACCCAGGCATCCATCGCATTGCCCGGATTCCATAAGGTGTTGTGATACATATCGTTTTGCCAAGTTGCCCAATTTAATTGCAATCCAGACCAGGTGACATTCCATACTACATTATGGTGTACTAAGTAGCCTTTACTGTTGTTATCTAGGTAAATGCCAGCGGCGCGGCCATCGGCATAATCTGGGCCATAAGCATCATGAAACCAGTTGTGGTGAATACGGGTGTTTTTTAAATCAGCATTGCCAACTGTGTAAAAAACACCACCATCGTTATTGATTAACATGCCGTTTGACACATCGTTATAGGCAACTTCACCGTTTTGACCCGAGTAATAAATGCCGTCTCGGCCAAAATGTGAAATGGTATTTTTTAGGATCTTAACGTTATCCGCACCAGTTCGAATGGCTGATGCATGAATACCGACAGAGTTAAAATAACGCATAACATTGTTTTCAACGATAGAGCCTTCGCCACGTCCACCCCAACCTAAAAGATTAACCGCAACCAATGAACCCTGTTCTAATATATTGCCTTTAATGGTTGCATGATGCGCACTGACCAAAATAGCGCCATCACCCACTTGAGCATCACTATTATCTAATTCATCTAGTCGTTCACGGCCATGCGTTATAATATTGTCAGTCACTTTGGCGTAATGCCCATTAATAACCACACCTGCGCCAAATATGTCAAACGCTCGAACTTCTACATGTTCACCATTAATAATAATGGCATCTTTATGTGTGGCAACTTCCACCGTGTTGTCTGCTGGTTTTTCACCATTAGGGGTTTGTAAATACAAGGTTTCTGTATTGTCGTCGTAGTACCATTCTCTGGCATGATCTAATAAATTTAGTTTGCCAAATACGTACAAACGGCCATAGTTATCGTTACGATATACGCTTGGGTTGTGCGGTGAAAAAGGCCATTTATTAATATCAATTGATTGGTACTGAATTTGACCCGGCTGCTGATCGGTTATTTTACGTGTCCAACTGGTGCCTGAATGCGCGCCTAAATACCATACATAACCACCCGTTAAATCATCGGGTAAGTCAGTTGCTTCTATCACAGAGCCATCACCGCCCTCAATAGGGTGGGCATCAATTGTGAATCTGTCGTTGTCAGTATTGTTTGGCCATCTGGCTAAATCCATTAATTTACTTTGGTAATAAACTTGATTATGAGTATCACCTAAATTCATTTTTATGTTGGCTTTGTAAATATCGCCTTGATGTTGTTCCCAGTTATTAACATATTGAGTGCCTTTTAAATAAACTTTTTCACCATTCGCGGCTTTAAATAAAATAGGCGCTTGTTCAGTACCGTTAGCATCAATTTTTAAAACTTCGTTATAAACCCCACCTCTTACAATACAGGTGTCGCCAGGCTGCATAACCGACTGTGCTTTAGCAAAGGTTTTAAAAGGGTTTTCTTTTGAACCGTCGTTTGTATCATCGCCTTGCAATGAAACATAAAACGCGTTTTCAGGGGCAGGTGCCGGGCAACCTTGCTGTGCTACGATGCCTTTTTCTTGCGGACAAAGATCGTCGGCATTTACAATACCGTCATAATCATCATCTTTTGGATAAGGGCAACCTGCTAATACTTCGGGGCCTTTTTGCTCAATACAGTCGTCGTTATCGTCGATTATGCCGTCTAAATCTGTATCTTTTTGTGCAATAACGGGACAACCATTGTTGTCGGCACTGCCGACTTGTTCTGGGCAGTCATCTAGCCTATCGACCACTTCATCTTGATCGGTATCTTTGTCTGGACACCCATTGTTGGCAGCAATGCCAGCTTCATCAGGGCAAAGATCGTCTGGGTTAGCAATGCCATCATTGTCGTTATCAGTTACGGTTACAGGTGTATCATCCGTTGAATCACTTCCGGAGCCTGAGCCACCACATCCCATTAAAATCATCATGCTGAATAAACCCAGCGCGATTTGCTTTTTATATAACAAAACCCTTCCCCTTTAATTAAAAATAACCAACAATACAATGAAAACTGTTAACAATATATCAAATTTACTTATAGTTAACAATTTTCATATTCGATGGTTGTATTCACAATTAAAGGGAAGCGTTATAACAAAGAGGCTGTGAAAAAAATATATCGCTTCTCCATCACATTTTTAACCTCAACTCGAGTTAAGGTTTAAGATTAAAAATTAAAAGTTAAGTAAAAATGTTTCATTAAAAACCGATCACCTACTCGTCACACCCTTTTAATAACTTTGGCTGGATTACCTGCAATAACCACATTGTCACCAAAACTTTTTGTGACCACAGCACCTGCGCCTACCACAACATTATTACCCAAACTAACACCCGGATTAATCACAGCGTTACCGCCTATCCAGCAATTATTGCCTATATTAACGGGTTTCGCTGATTCAATGCCTTTAGCTCGCTCAACTGGATCAATAGGATGTGTTGCTGTGTAAATCCCAACTTGAGGTGCAATAAAACAATTATCTCCAATACGAACTTCGGCTACGTCCAAAATCACACAGTTAAAATTCGCATAGAAATGATTGCCTACGTGAATGTTACTGCCGTAGTCGCAATTAAAGGTGGGTTCAATGTATAAATCTTTGCCTGTACTACCGAATAGATTTTTAAGCAGTTTTTTACGTGCACCTAATTTGCGGACACTCGTTTGGTTGAAGGTTTCTAATAAAATTCGAGCATCAAAACGCATTTTAATCAAGGTTTTATCCATAGGATTATAAGATTGCCCGGATAACATTTTTTCTAATTCAGTCATGATACCTCACTCAAATAAATTCAATTTTTTTGATGATAAAGCAAATTAAATTTAATACCAGTCGACATACCATAGCCCATTTACACAACCCACTTAGCAAATTAACGTTACCGCTTTACTTTTACTAAATGGGCTTAATGTGTGTGGGCTTAATCCAACAACATTAGTCAAATAAAACAGATATTTCTGCGGTGATACCATTCCAATCAGAACCGATCTGGCCTGCCGAAGACGCACCTTCTGTTTGCTTAACATATTCTGTTTTCAATAAAGTATTATCCGCAACCCACCAGCCAAGCCCCAGCTGTAAACGATTTAAGTCTTTATCACCTGAAATATTATCGCTTTTATTGGTAATTGAGCTGTAACGAGTCGCCAAATAAACACTATTTGGCGTTAAGTAATGTGTCGCTTCTATTGCGTAATATTGAATTTGGCTTTCTATCTCTTGATAAGCAACCGCTTGGCTAGCAACGGTTTGTTTACCGGTATTATCAACAAAACTATAATCGTCTTTGGCAACGCCTGCCCAAGCTCTTAATAAGGTATCGTCGCTTATTTGATATTGCGCATTTATTTGTAAAATATTGGCGTTAAGTCCCGGTAATAAACCTGCATGCGTATCACGAGAATTTGCACCTGATGCTGCAAAATTATAGTTGTCGCCATCACCCTGAATAAGTCCGGCCGTTTGGATTTCTGTAAATGGACGATTTGATACCTGATCACCTAAATCGCTTGCAAACCAACCTATCCCTAAATCTAATCCAAAATTGGTATTAAACGAGCCGCGGCCAAATACGTTATAACCCCGGTCATTTGCATAATCTTCAAAAAAAGTAGGAACTGAAATACCTACATCGGCATTAATTTGAGTAATAACCGAGTTTGATATTTTTTGTGACCATAAGGTTTGAATGCCAGACTCAGCCGTTACAAAATCGATTGGTGAATTGCCAATTAACGGGTTTGTTTGGACGGCTGCCCCATCTGAATATCCTCGGTAATCAAATACAGTTGAAACAATATTACCTGCTCTGAAAAGCCATTTAGTATCTTCTGTTTCCTGGCCTGCTAACCCCAATATATCAAGGTCGATGTAACCTAAATCTTGTGAAATTTCAAATTGGTCATCTGATCCAAAGTCATTGGGTTCTTCCCCTAAATCGACATAAGCGGTTACATAATCATTAATTTTAACCGCCAACTCTAGATTAAACCTAAGCCGCTGAAAACCTGAATCCATTGCTACATTATCACTTGCAAAGGCGCCAGCATCGGCCTCTATCGATTGGAAACCTTGCATCAGCATCACTTTAGCATCCACTCTACCATCAAAAAATTCTGCGGCGTTTAGCTGACTCGTTAGCCCTATCGCAACAAGACTGGCTGAAAATAATGTACGGGTTGATTGAATTAATTTAATTGTGGTCATCATTGTATCCTAATATTTATCGGCGATTATTTAGCAATTGATAGCTAAGGCGTTTAGCTCAACTTGTTGCTCAACCTCAACATGAGCATAAGCCCAAAACGTGAGCATATTCCCAAACAAAATAAGAATCGTCAACACTTATTATTCACAAAAATTTTACACAATGATAAATAAACATGATTTTTTAAAATTAATTCATATAGTTATCAGCGAAAAATTATTTCAAATTATTTTTTGCTTTAACTCTCCCTCAATACAAAGCTAAGTCGGCGATCAGCGTCCACACTTAGATCAACAACAAACAAAGTCGTCAGACAGCAGATCATATTTATCACATTTTATATAAGGGTAAGGCATTGATCAGTAATATTTTTTATTACGTTTGTTGCTTGTAGGTATCTTTTTTGTTTAAAAAATGCACGTTAAAGATTGACATCTCAAAGCGGAGGTGGGATTATGCTCACATCATGAGCTTGTGCTCAAATATTGGCAAATACCAAAAGGGTGTTGTTTAATTA
Coding sequences within it:
- a CDS encoding right-handed parallel beta-helix repeat-containing protein; translated protein: MLYKKQIALGLFSMMILMGCGGSGSGSDSTDDTPVTVTDNDNDGIANPDDLCPDEAGIAANNGCPDKDTDQDEVVDRLDDCPEQVGSADNNGCPVIAQKDTDLDGIIDDNDDCIEQKGPEVLAGCPYPKDDDYDGIVNADDLCPQEKGIVAQQGCPAPAPENAFYVSLQGDDTNDGSKENPFKTFAKAQSVMQPGDTCIVRGGVYNEVLKIDANGTEQAPILFKAANGEKVYLKGTQYVNNWEQHQGDIYKANIKMNLGDTHNQVYYQSKLMDLARWPNNTDNDRFTIDAHPIEGGDGSVIEATDLPDDLTGGYVWYLGAHSGTSWTRKITDQQPGQIQYQSIDINKWPFSPHNPSVYRNDNYGRLYVFGKLNLLDHAREWYYDDNTETLYLQTPNGEKPADNTVEVATHKDAIIINGEHVEVRAFDIFGAGVVINGHYAKVTDNIITHGRERLDELDNSDAQVGDGAILVSAHHATIKGNILEQGSLVAVNLLGWGGRGEGSIVENNVMRYFNSVGIHASAIRTGADNVKILKNTISHFGRDGIYYSGQNGEVAYNDVSNGMLINNDGGVFYTVGNADLKNTRIHHNWFHDAYGPDYADGRAAGIYLDNNSKGYLVHHNVVWNVTWSGLQLNWATWQNDMYHNTLWNPGNAMDAWVNGYEQKDNRVWNNYSSKPDWLKTAAYDLKNNIIASESPFMDADGGNFMPKPDSALIDAAADISGFDKNVVGEAPDVGAYERGSVQWTAGVNAIIDEQ
- a CDS encoding sugar O-acetyltransferase, with translation MTELEKMLSGQSYNPMDKTLIKMRFDARILLETFNQTSVRKLGARKKLLKNLFGSTGKDLYIEPTFNCDYGSNIHVGNHFYANFNCVILDVAEVRIGDNCFIAPQVGIYTATHPIDPVERAKGIESAKPVNIGNNCWIGGNAVINPGVSLGNNVVVGAGAVVTKSFGDNVVIAGNPAKVIKRV